The following proteins come from a genomic window of Pirellula staleyi DSM 6068:
- a CDS encoding MMPL family transporter has product MNLERGPQLSESPLAAPLERLTRACLAAPGKVVIGAVVLALIAVLATASGLAMKTSRLDLLSPRSEYNQRWLAYLAEFGDRDDAIVLVRSPQPAKLAAALEDLAKKVRSGETHFESIFYRRDLSRVKGKALHFSSIEELRTLSQETARAAQLFPTADVPLDPTAVLAQLNNRLETIDVTTTQMRAQVEAQYLQTLGMIGAVIGEQTARPAAPGNSLEQLEARLLQLNAQYLTTDDGNTAFLLLKLKSSNTSEFARGSEAIGKLRAIITQARADHPDTWIGLTGMPIIEFDEMQASQTDMVWTSIASLIAVAFLFVAGYGGMRHALLACAVLLLGMAYAFGFVTLAIGHLNILSAAFGVILVGLGIDFGIHYVASYLRLRKNGYSIDEALMRTATDVGPSVLTGGITTAAGFFCAALTDFTGVRELGIVAGGGILLCVITAVTVLPALLKLVDSRIENREVPAILPAANWVRGFSESPRLTLAFFAVLTLVLCLGLFDLKFDHNLLNLQPRGIESAQIERELFIDRDDSVWFALSICENREELRARKAKFESLGCVAKTEEIVSLLPSSSIEKEQLIATIHKQLARLPDVVPSPAPLRADALLNEVRRASRLLAETSQQESPAAALAQLTAQSLAQIPPQVLEASWAQAQAAMMQTAIQSLRPLAELSNPEPPTLEDLPPELTSRFVGITHKHLIRVFAKGSIWDMDELATFVGELEKVDPQVTGHPVQTFYASQHMQQSYITAGLYALVAVFVLLVIDFRSFRASLLAMVPLLVGFLQMCGTIGWLGIPLNPANMIVLPLLLGIGVDDGVHLVHEMRRSRGRFKLSNSTAVAVILTSTTTMASFGSMILARHRGLQTLGQVLTIGVLCCLSMSLLAFPALLTWLTRHREELDEDEEDILQLARGTTTPPTDVDVPSIPSTFAVPPAKSPTRVIDEPPPVEEPAPQPMVDVSPAVKRPQRTETFFQTTLTAHQAPPESAPEPALEEPLPEEIESLLDSLTRGGASVDDSSSLEYAQGDGSSQQYLPESSVEPLADESSDGILGPRRLITPARRILPTRQSPGEGEANPDEV; this is encoded by the coding sequence ATGAATTTGGAGCGGGGGCCACAGCTTTCCGAATCGCCACTTGCCGCGCCGCTTGAAAGGCTGACGCGCGCCTGCCTCGCTGCGCCGGGCAAAGTGGTGATCGGCGCGGTTGTGCTGGCACTGATTGCCGTGCTCGCCACCGCCAGCGGATTGGCGATGAAAACGAGTCGGCTCGACCTGCTTTCACCCCGCAGTGAATACAACCAGCGCTGGCTCGCTTACCTCGCCGAGTTTGGCGACCGCGACGATGCCATCGTGCTCGTCCGATCTCCGCAACCGGCCAAGCTCGCTGCTGCACTCGAAGACCTGGCTAAAAAAGTTCGCTCTGGCGAAACCCACTTCGAATCGATTTTCTATCGCCGCGATCTTTCGCGCGTGAAAGGGAAAGCCCTTCACTTTTCGTCGATAGAAGAACTTCGCACACTCAGTCAAGAAACGGCGCGAGCGGCGCAGCTCTTCCCAACCGCCGATGTGCCACTCGACCCCACTGCTGTTCTCGCGCAGCTGAACAATCGACTCGAGACGATCGACGTCACCACGACGCAAATGCGTGCGCAAGTCGAAGCGCAGTACCTGCAAACGCTCGGCATGATTGGGGCTGTGATTGGCGAACAAACCGCGCGCCCAGCTGCCCCTGGCAATTCGCTCGAGCAGCTGGAAGCACGCCTTTTGCAGCTCAATGCCCAGTACCTCACCACCGACGACGGAAACACCGCTTTTCTGCTGCTGAAACTCAAGAGCAGCAACACCAGCGAGTTCGCGCGGGGAAGCGAAGCCATTGGCAAACTCCGCGCTATCATCACCCAAGCACGCGCTGATCATCCGGACACCTGGATCGGGTTGACCGGCATGCCGATCATCGAGTTCGATGAAATGCAGGCGAGTCAAACCGACATGGTTTGGACCAGCATCGCCAGTCTCATCGCCGTCGCCTTTCTGTTCGTGGCTGGCTACGGCGGCATGCGTCACGCGCTCCTCGCCTGCGCGGTGCTGCTGCTCGGTATGGCCTACGCTTTTGGGTTTGTCACGCTCGCCATCGGTCACCTCAACATCCTGAGCGCTGCGTTTGGCGTCATCTTGGTCGGCCTCGGCATCGACTTTGGCATTCACTATGTCGCGAGCTATCTGCGACTCCGTAAAAACGGCTACTCGATCGACGAAGCGTTGATGCGAACAGCCACCGACGTCGGCCCTAGTGTGCTCACCGGCGGCATCACCACGGCGGCCGGCTTTTTCTGCGCAGCGCTCACCGATTTCACCGGCGTTCGCGAGTTGGGCATCGTCGCCGGTGGTGGCATTTTGCTGTGCGTCATTACCGCCGTCACGGTCCTCCCGGCGCTACTAAAACTCGTCGACTCCCGGATCGAAAATCGTGAAGTCCCTGCGATTCTTCCCGCTGCGAACTGGGTGCGAGGGTTCAGCGAATCACCGCGACTCACCCTCGCTTTCTTTGCCGTACTGACACTCGTGCTATGCCTCGGGCTATTCGACTTAAAGTTCGACCATAATCTGCTGAACCTTCAGCCGCGCGGCATCGAAAGCGCGCAGATCGAGCGCGAACTGTTCATCGATCGCGACGACAGTGTTTGGTTCGCACTCTCAATTTGCGAGAACCGCGAAGAGCTTCGCGCTCGCAAGGCAAAATTCGAGTCGCTCGGCTGTGTCGCCAAAACGGAAGAGATCGTCTCGCTCCTCCCTTCGTCGTCGATCGAAAAAGAACAGCTGATCGCAACGATCCATAAGCAACTCGCAAGACTCCCCGATGTAGTGCCGAGCCCTGCTCCGCTTCGCGCCGACGCGCTCTTGAACGAAGTCCGCCGCGCTAGTCGCTTGCTCGCGGAAACCTCTCAGCAAGAATCTCCAGCAGCAGCCCTCGCTCAGCTGACCGCGCAGAGCCTCGCGCAAATTCCGCCTCAAGTTCTCGAGGCGAGCTGGGCCCAAGCGCAGGCGGCGATGATGCAAACCGCCATCCAGTCGCTACGCCCCCTCGCCGAACTCAGCAATCCCGAGCCCCCCACACTCGAAGACCTCCCACCCGAACTAACTTCGCGATTCGTCGGCATCACGCACAAGCATTTGATTCGCGTCTTTGCCAAAGGGAGCATCTGGGACATGGACGAACTGGCCACGTTCGTCGGCGAGCTCGAGAAGGTCGACCCGCAGGTGACCGGCCATCCCGTGCAAACGTTCTACGCCTCGCAGCATATGCAGCAGAGCTACATCACCGCTGGACTCTACGCGCTCGTCGCGGTCTTCGTCCTGCTGGTGATCGACTTTCGTAGTTTCCGCGCGTCGCTCCTGGCGATGGTCCCCCTCCTCGTCGGCTTCCTTCAGATGTGCGGAACGATCGGCTGGCTCGGGATTCCCCTGAACCCAGCCAACATGATCGTGCTGCCGCTGCTCCTGGGCATCGGCGTCGACGATGGTGTGCACCTAGTGCACGAAATGCGACGTTCGCGAGGACGCTTCAAGCTAAGCAACTCCACCGCCGTCGCCGTCATCCTGACCAGCACCACCACGATGGCCAGCTTCGGCAGCATGATCCTTGCGCGACACCGGGGTCTGCAAACCCTCGGACAGGTCCTCACCATTGGTGTACTCTGCTGCCTTAGCATGTCTCTGTTGGCGTTTCCCGCACTGCTGACTTGGCTTACGCGGCACCGCGAAGAGCTCGACGAAGACGAAGAAGACATCCTGCAGCTGGCGCGCGGCACCACGACACCACCAACCGACGTCGATGTGCCATCGATCCCCTCGACATTTGCCGTCCCCCCTGCCAAAAGCCCAACGCGCGTGATCGACGAGCCCCCACCAGTCGAGGAGCCTGCGCCGCAGCCGATGGTCGATGTGTCTCCGGCAGTGAAGCGTCCTCAGCGCACGGAAACTTTTTTCCAGACGACACTTACAGCACACCAAGCTCCTCCAGAATCGGCCCCAGAACCGGCCCTCGAAGAACCTCTCCCGGAAGAGATCGAGTCGCTGCTGGATTCGTTAACGCGAGGGGGAGCTTCTGTCGACGATAGTAGTTCCCTGGAGTATGCCCAAGGGGACGGATCCAGCCAGCAGTACCTCCCGGAATCGTCGGTCGAACCGCTCGCCGACGAGTCGTCGGATGGCATTTTGGGCCCTCGCCGGCTCATCACGCCCGCCAGACGTATTTTGCCAACCCGCCAGAGCCCTGGTGAAGGCGAAGCAAACCCCGACGAGGTCTAG
- a CDS encoding 3-hydroxyacyl-ACP dehydratase FabZ family protein has protein sequence MAEKDFLVDFTQLDFDNPVARIEDIRKINPQRHEMEQLSAVVWIDHEEIAAVGYKDITASDFWVRGHMPGMPLMPGVVMLEAIAQLCSFVTQKLDLLGCEMVGFGGLEEVRFRDPVVPGDRLILMCRKDKVRRGRMIVCRFQGAVGDRIVLEGVLKGVPIPIEALTKYRIKEEPQS, from the coding sequence GTGGCTGAGAAAGACTTTCTCGTCGATTTCACCCAACTCGACTTCGATAACCCCGTCGCCCGCATCGAGGACATCCGCAAGATCAATCCTCAGCGCCACGAGATGGAGCAGCTATCGGCGGTCGTTTGGATCGATCACGAAGAGATCGCCGCTGTTGGCTATAAAGACATCACCGCCAGCGACTTTTGGGTCCGTGGTCACATGCCCGGAATGCCCTTGATGCCAGGCGTCGTGATGCTCGAAGCCATTGCGCAGCTCTGCAGCTTCGTCACGCAGAAACTCGACCTGCTGGGATGCGAGATGGTCGGCTTTGGTGGACTCGAAGAAGTCCGCTTTCGCGACCCTGTAGTTCCCGGCGATCGGCTGATCCTGATGTGCCGCAAGGACAAAGTCCGTCGCGGTCGCATGATCGTGTGCCGCTTCCAGGGAGCTGTCGGCGATCGAATCGTGCTCGAGGGGGTGCTCAAGGGTGTGCCGATTCCGATCGAAGCCCTCACCAAATACCGCATTAAAGAAGAACCTCAAAGCTAG
- the trmB gene encoding tRNA (guanosine(46)-N7)-methyltransferase TrmB, producing the protein MGRRALPKINPTIDYSAWFIDGKQLPDDWKLASLFAKDQPLEIEVGTGKGLFINSESGRVPTHNYLGIEIAQKYARFSASRLCTSGRTNAIMMAGDATALFKKFVPDQSLAAVHVYFPDPWWKKRHRRRRVLNPHFMRDIERTLKIGGTLHFWTDVQEYFESALADLATSTYLEGPFEVAEIAPEHDLDYRTHFERRKRQLDLPIYRSEFRKVKAECCAAPLVSLEESEGIDDPGMSSDDSAMLDFEGESQLEYDATTIDSTDIDDDNDGPNHITSDDRSRRDTLDD; encoded by the coding sequence ATGGGCCGCCGCGCACTCCCGAAAATCAACCCGACGATCGACTATAGCGCGTGGTTTATCGACGGTAAGCAGCTCCCCGACGACTGGAAGCTGGCTTCTCTCTTTGCGAAAGATCAGCCTCTCGAAATCGAAGTAGGGACCGGTAAGGGACTCTTCATCAATTCCGAATCGGGCCGCGTTCCGACGCACAACTATCTCGGCATCGAGATCGCACAAAAGTACGCCCGCTTCTCCGCCTCTCGCCTCTGCACCAGTGGACGCACCAACGCCATCATGATGGCGGGCGATGCCACCGCGCTGTTCAAAAAGTTCGTCCCCGATCAATCGCTCGCGGCTGTCCACGTCTACTTCCCCGACCCTTGGTGGAAGAAACGCCATCGACGTCGTCGGGTCCTCAATCCGCATTTCATGCGCGACATCGAGCGCACCTTGAAGATCGGCGGCACACTCCATTTCTGGACCGATGTGCAAGAGTATTTTGAATCGGCGCTCGCCGATCTCGCCACGTCGACCTATCTCGAAGGTCCATTTGAGGTAGCTGAAATCGCTCCCGAACACGACCTCGACTATCGGACCCATTTCGAGCGACGGAAGCGCCAACTCGACTTACCGATCTACCGCAGCGAGTTCCGCAAAGTGAAAGCCGAATGCTGCGCCGCGCCACTCGTTTCGCTCGAAGAGAGCGAAGGAATCGACGATCCTGGGATGAGTAGCGACGACTCCGCTATGCTCGATTTCGAAGGAGAGAGTCAGCTGGAGTACGACGCCACGACGATCGACTCCACCGACATCGACGACGACAATGACGGTCCCAATCACATCACTAGTGACGACCGCTCGCGCCGCGACACCCTCGACGATTAA
- a CDS encoding DUF1559 domain-containing protein — MADNPYEAPEHYAQKPAKPVMTAGAIVVNVLVIVGIAGMLVALLLPATRGAGEAARRMACSNNLKMIGIGLLNYHDTYGEFPPAYTVDDQGKPLHSWRTLILPFIEQNKLYESIDLTKPWDDPVNKLAMETQLRVFQCPSSSLKGNLTSYLAVVTSQSALRPVESKSIVEMPDGTVFTLLVMEFSLDKAVPWGSPEDANEAMVLNFGSAPLIPHNSVAHALLADGSIRAIPKATSVSTLSALITIDGNEALDYDSF, encoded by the coding sequence ATGGCCGACAACCCTTATGAAGCTCCTGAGCACTACGCGCAAAAGCCCGCCAAGCCAGTGATGACAGCGGGAGCGATCGTGGTCAACGTACTGGTGATCGTGGGAATAGCTGGCATGTTGGTTGCCTTACTATTGCCAGCCACTCGAGGTGCTGGTGAAGCAGCACGTCGCATGGCCTGCAGCAACAATCTCAAAATGATTGGAATTGGACTGCTGAACTATCATGATACCTATGGCGAGTTTCCACCGGCATATACCGTGGATGACCAAGGGAAGCCGCTACATAGTTGGCGCACGCTGATTCTTCCTTTCATCGAGCAGAACAAGCTTTACGAATCGATCGACCTCACCAAACCTTGGGACGATCCCGTCAACAAGCTGGCGATGGAAACACAACTTCGCGTCTTCCAATGTCCGTCGTCATCTCTGAAGGGAAATCTCACCAGTTATCTAGCTGTCGTCACTTCGCAAAGTGCGTTGCGCCCTGTGGAGTCGAAGAGCATTGTCGAGATGCCCGATGGAACCGTTTTTACCTTGCTAGTGATGGAGTTTTCGCTCGATAAAGCGGTGCCGTGGGGCTCGCCAGAGGACGCCAACGAAGCGATGGTACTGAATTTTGGTAGCGCACCGCTCATACCTCACAACAGCGTCGCTCATGCCTTACTCGCCGACGGATCGATTCGAGCGATCCCGAAGGCAACGAGCGTTTCTACACTCTCGGCGCTCATCACGATCGATGGGAATGAGGCCTTGGATTACGACTCGTTCTAA
- a CDS encoding DUF2306 domain-containing protein produces the protein MLAIGALVLKTTASVVLGYVDYLPPNFDADFLLGREAYFWGAYGIAFYVHLLAGPLSLVLTLLLVSTTLRCHFPTWHRWLGRVQVANILLLLTPSGLWMSWYAATGTIAAVGLALLAIATALCTIIGWRFAIRRQFLEHQHWMQRTYLLLLSAVVIRILGGLATVWEFNATWIYPASVWISWLVPLVIFELWRWHRAGRVQPSAVT, from the coding sequence TGAAGACGACGGCGAGTGTGGTGCTGGGTTACGTCGATTATCTGCCACCGAACTTCGATGCCGATTTTCTGCTGGGGCGCGAAGCCTATTTCTGGGGCGCCTATGGCATCGCCTTCTACGTGCACCTGCTCGCCGGTCCTCTTTCGCTGGTGCTCACGCTGCTGCTCGTAAGCACAACGCTTCGCTGCCACTTTCCAACGTGGCACCGCTGGCTTGGTCGAGTGCAAGTCGCCAACATCTTGCTGCTGCTCACACCTAGCGGGCTCTGGATGTCGTGGTATGCAGCCACGGGCACCATCGCTGCGGTGGGGCTCGCACTGCTGGCCATTGCGACCGCACTTTGCACGATCATCGGCTGGCGCTTTGCCATTCGGCGTCAGTTTTTAGAACATCAGCACTGGATGCAGCGCACTTATCTCTTGCTGCTGTCTGCCGTTGTTATTCGTATCCTTGGCGGCCTCGCCACCGTTTGGGAATTCAATGCCACCTGGATCTATCCCGCTTCGGTTTGGATCAGCTGGCTGGTGCCACTCGTAATCTTTGAGCTATGGCGTTGGCATCGTGCGGGCCGAGTTCAACCATCGGCTGTCACTTAG